The DNA region TACCTGATCATCACGCTGGCCGTCAGCGCCGTGTTCAACCTGCTGGAACGACGACTGGCGGTGTCGCGATGACGGTGGAATCCTCGGCGCTCTACGACATCCCGGGACCCAGGGCGCTCGCCCGGCACCGGCTGTACGGCGCGATCGCGCTGGTGGCGATCGCCGCGCTGCTCGGCTGGATCGTCTACATGCTCTTCCACACGCAGCAGTTCACCGCGGAGAAGTGGACGGCCTTCGAGTACAAGGGCGTCCAGGAACTGCTGCTGCGCGGGCTCGGCAACACGCTCAAGGCCTTCGGGTGGACCGTGCTGTTCGCGCTGCCGTTCGGAGCGCTGTTCGCCGCGGGGCGGCTCTCGGACCACCGGGTGGTGCGCTGGTTCTCCACCCTGGTGGTCGAGTTCTTCCGGGCCATGCCGCTGCTGGTGATGATCTTCTTCATCTTCGTCGCGCTCAAGGTCGAGCCGCTCTGGGCGCTGGTGGCGGGACTGGTGCTCTACAACGGCTCGGTGCTCGCGGAGGTGTTCCGGGCCGGCGTGCTGGCGGTGCCCCGGGGGCAGAAGGAGGCGGCGTTCGCGCTCGGCATGCGCAAGACCCAGGTGATGGCGTACGTCCTGGTGCCGCAGGCCAACCGGGCGATGCTCCCGGCGATCATCAGCCAGCTGGTGGTGGCCCTCAAGGACACCTCGCTGGGCTTCCTGATCACCTACGAGGAGTTCCTGCACGCGGGGAAGCTGATCGCCACCAACCTGGACTACGACCTGCCCTTCATCCCGGTGGTGATGGTGATCGCACCGGTCTACATCGGGATGTGCCTGCTGCTCTCCTGGTTCGCGCGCTGGGTCGAGCGGCGCAGCCGGCGCAGCCCGAGCGTGCGCGGCGGGGCGCCGGTGGCCAGTGCCGACGTGTCGATGGGGCTGCCGCCGGTCGCCCGGTCCTAGGCCCGTTCTCGGGCCCCTTCCTCCGGCCCCTTCCTCCGGCCCCGGCCGTCACCGGGTGTGCGAGGGGCGGGCGGTTCGCGCTTGAACCATAGGTGCGAACGAGGTCAGGCTCTGTTCCTCCAATCTCTGCTTATGATTGCCGGGACGTGGCACGGCGGTCGGGCGGAGGGGCAGTGGAGCCGGTTTTCGACTCGCGGCACATCAGGACCTTCCACGAGGTGGTCCGGGCCGGTTCCTACTCGGCGGCCGCCCGCGAACTCGGCTACACCCAGCCGGCCATCACCCAGCAGATGAAGGCCCTCGAACGGACCGTCGGCCTGCCGCTGTTCACCCGGGCCGGGCGCGGACTGCGGCTCACCGAGGCGGGCGAGGCGCTCTCCCGGCACTCCGAGCAGATCCTCGGCAGCCTCTCCGCCGCCCAGCAGCAGCTCGCCGCCCTGGCCCGGCTGCGCGCCGGACGCGTCCGGGTCTGCGCCTTCCCCAGCGCCAACGCCACCCTGATCCCCGAGACGATGGCCCGGCTGCTCGCCGAACACCCCGGCGTCCGGGTCGAACTGCTCGAAGCCGAGCCGCCGGACTCCGTCCAGCGGCTGCTCCGCGGTGAGTGCGACATCGCGCTGGCCTTCCGTTATCCGGGCGCGCCGGCCGAGGTGCCGGAGGAGCTGGACGAGATACCGCTCATGGAGGACCTGCTGACCGTGCTCCTGCCGGTCGGCCACCCGCTCGGCCGCCGGCACGCCGTCCGGCTGGCCGACCTCGACGGCGAGCGGTGGATCGCCGGGTGTCCGCGCTGCCGGGCCAACCTGCTGCACGTCTGCGCGGAGGAGGGATTCGCACCCGACATCGTCTTCTCCACCGACGACAACCTCGCCGTGCAGAGCCTGGTCGCCGCCGGTGTCGGCATCGCCCTGATGCCGGCCCTGGTGCTCTCCTTCATGTGCCACCGCAAGGTCACCGGCCGGGCCGTGGAGCCGCACCTGCGGCGCCGGGTCAGCGCCTACGTGCTCCGCGAGCACCGGCGGATCCCGGCGACCGCGCTGGTGCTGGACCACCTGCGGTCGGCGGCCGCGTCGCGGGTGGGGTGCTGAGCCGGTCCGGCGAGGGCGCCGATTCATAAGCGATCATTGGGGGATCCTTAAAGAACCCTCCTTGGACGTGATAGGTGGGTCGGGCCGAACCTGCTGGCATGACACCCTCAGCCACGGTCGGCAGCGGCCCGCTCACCGAGCGCATGACCGCCCTCGTCGGCGGGATCCGCGCGGTCGTGGACCGCGGCCTGCCCCCGGAACTCACCGCCTACCTCGTCGGTGAACGCCTCGCCCCGCACCTCGGCGACAGCGAACTGCTGACCGCCGAGCAGCGCGAGGGCGACCCGGACCGCTACCGCCAGCACGTCCTGCACGCCGAGGACGACGGTTCCTTCTCCGTCGTCGCGCTGGTCTGGCTGCCCGGCCAGCGGACCCCGATCCACGACCACGTCTCCTGGTGCGTGGCCGGCGTCCACCAGGGACAGGAGAGCGAGACCCGCTACCGGCTGGTCTCCGACGGCCGCACCGCCCACCTGGTCGAGACCGAGCACGTGGTCGGCCCCGCCGGCACCGTCGCCGCCTTCGCCCCGCCCGGCGACATCCACCTCGTCCGCAACGCCTGTTCCTCCACCGCGATATCCATCCACGTCTACGGCGCCGACGTCGCCCGGCTCGGCACCAGCATCCGGCGGGTCTACCGGCTGCCCGCCGGCGACCCCCGGTGAGCCCCGCATGGCACTGACCATCCGGGAACGACCGTCGTCCCGCACCCGCGTCCTTCCCCCGCTCGGAGGGGACGCCCCCGGACTGCTGCTCGCCGCGCTCGGCGTGGCCGCCGCCTTCGCCGTCCACCAGGCCGTCCCCGCCGTGCCCAAGCTCACCGCCGCCGTGCTGCTCGGCGTCGCCGCCGCCCACCTGCCCGGGCTGCGGCCGCTGGTCCGGGGCGCCGCCCGGCCCGGGCTCTCCACCGCCGGGCGGCGGTTGATGCGGCTCGGCATCGTCCTGCTCGGCCTCAAACTCGGCCTGGACGACGTGCTCGGCCTCGGCTGGGCCACCGTCGCCATGGTGATCGGCGTCGTCGCCGCCACCTTCGCCGGCACCTGCTGGCTCGGGCGCCGGCTCGGCCTACCCGGCGACCAGCCGCTGCTGGTCGCCACCGGGTACTCGATCTGCGGCGCCTCCGCGATCGGCGCGGTCAGCCAGGCGGCCGGCAGCGAGGAGGAGGACGTCGCCGCCTCCGTCGCCCTGGTCACCCTCTGCGGCACCCTGGCCATCGCCGTCCTGCCGCTGCTCCAGCAGCCGCTCGGACTGGACGAGGCGGCCTTCGGGCGCTGGGTCGGCGCCAGCGTGCACGACGTCGGGCAGGTGGTCGCCACCGCGCAGACCGGTGGGGCGGGCGCCCTGCGCGAGGCGGTGCTGGTGAAGCTGATGCGGGTGGTGCTGCTGGCCCCGCTGGTCGCCGGGGTGGTGATGGCCGGGCGGCGCGCGCGTGCGCGGAGCGGGCCGGCGGAGGACGTCGGGGCCGGCTCGGCGGACGGTTCCGCGGACGGCGGTACGGGCGGGGCCGGTGCTGCCGCTGCCGCCCGTGGGGCGGCAGCCGGTCGTGCGGCCGGGAAGCGGCCGCCGCTGGTGCCGCTCTTCGTCGCGGGGTTCCTCGCGATGATCGTGCTGCGCACCACCGGGCTGGTGCCGGAGCCGGTGCTCCGGCTGGCCGGGGACGCCCAGGAGCTGCTGCTGGCGGCCGCGTTGTTCGGGCTCGGCAGCGCCGTCCACCTGCCGA from Kitasatospora sp. NBC_00458 includes:
- a CDS encoding amino acid ABC transporter permease, with amino-acid sequence MTVESSALYDIPGPRALARHRLYGAIALVAIAALLGWIVYMLFHTQQFTAEKWTAFEYKGVQELLLRGLGNTLKAFGWTVLFALPFGALFAAGRLSDHRVVRWFSTLVVEFFRAMPLLVMIFFIFVALKVEPLWALVAGLVLYNGSVLAEVFRAGVLAVPRGQKEAAFALGMRKTQVMAYVLVPQANRAMLPAIISQLVVALKDTSLGFLITYEEFLHAGKLIATNLDYDLPFIPVVMVIAPVYIGMCLLLSWFARWVERRSRRSPSVRGGAPVASADVSMGLPPVARS
- a CDS encoding LysR family transcriptional regulator, with protein sequence MEPVFDSRHIRTFHEVVRAGSYSAAARELGYTQPAITQQMKALERTVGLPLFTRAGRGLRLTEAGEALSRHSEQILGSLSAAQQQLAALARLRAGRVRVCAFPSANATLIPETMARLLAEHPGVRVELLEAEPPDSVQRLLRGECDIALAFRYPGAPAEVPEELDEIPLMEDLLTVLLPVGHPLGRRHAVRLADLDGERWIAGCPRCRANLLHVCAEEGFAPDIVFSTDDNLAVQSLVAAGVGIALMPALVLSFMCHRKVTGRAVEPHLRRRVSAYVLREHRRIPATALVLDHLRSAAASRVGC
- a CDS encoding cysteine dioxygenase family protein: MTPSATVGSGPLTERMTALVGGIRAVVDRGLPPELTAYLVGERLAPHLGDSELLTAEQREGDPDRYRQHVLHAEDDGSFSVVALVWLPGQRTPIHDHVSWCVAGVHQGQESETRYRLVSDGRTAHLVETEHVVGPAGTVAAFAPPGDIHLVRNACSSTAISIHVYGADVARLGTSIRRVYRLPAGDPR
- a CDS encoding YeiH family protein encodes the protein MALTIRERPSSRTRVLPPLGGDAPGLLLAALGVAAAFAVHQAVPAVPKLTAAVLLGVAAAHLPGLRPLVRGAARPGLSTAGRRLMRLGIVLLGLKLGLDDVLGLGWATVAMVIGVVAATFAGTCWLGRRLGLPGDQPLLVATGYSICGASAIGAVSQAAGSEEEDVAASVALVTLCGTLAIAVLPLLQQPLGLDEAAFGRWVGASVHDVGQVVATAQTGGAGALREAVLVKLMRVVLLAPLVAGVVMAGRRARARSGPAEDVGAGSADGSADGGTGGAGAAAAARGAAAGRAAGKRPPLVPLFVAGFLAMIVLRTTGLVPEPVLRLAGDAQELLLAAALFGLGSAVHLPTMARTGGRIALLGLGSWVMVAGVSYAGVLITT